The proteins below are encoded in one region of Mya arenaria isolate MELC-2E11 chromosome 15, ASM2691426v1:
- the LOC128219119 gene encoding type-2 ice-structuring protein-like, producing the protein MCGDGWHCNEGSSYFVSAERSDWSAARDRCVDVGATLASVKDQPENTYLNDLLKTYGEDFYWLGGSRASSGGPWLWETGEAWGYENWSDLRANLCMGISVISSIGLQDMDCMHAHRYVCEKIA; encoded by the coding sequence ATGTGTGGAGATGGATGGCATTGCAACGAAGGCTCTTCGTACTTTGTGTCAGCTGAACGTTCGGACTGGTCCGCCGCCCGGGACAGGTGCGTGGACGTGGGAGCGACGCTGGCCTCCGTCAAGGACCAACCCGAAAATACGTATTTGAACGACTTGCTAAAAACGTACGGCGAAGACTTCTACTGGCTAGGGGGGAGCAGAGCGAGCTCGGGGGGTCCGTGGCTCTGGGAGACGGGGGAGGCGTGGGGCTATGAGAACTGGAGCGATCTTAGAGCTAACCTTTGCATGGGCATCTCGGTAATATCTAGCATTGGGTTGCAAGACATGGATTGCATGCACGCACATCGGTACGTGTGCGAAAAAATAGCCTGA